From the genome of Streptobacillus canis, one region includes:
- a CDS encoding histidine phosphatase family protein, with product MKAYFVRHGKTEWNLAEKIQGWADSPLLPDDKSPEKAAEKLRGIEFDYICSSDLGRAVETKRRILEILGLKNDGNEHPEFREVGFGVLEGAPIELLKTEYADLWRKYKTYVQDFTPSDHFEGFESVIDVRARALKKLYELKEIYGENAKILVVAHGSIMSILENDGKELAEPAVIIENGGVLELEI from the coding sequence ATGAAAGCGTATTTTGTAAGACATGGAAAGACAGAATGGAACCTTGCTGAAAAGATACAAGGGTGGGCAGATTCACCATTACTACCTGACGATAAATCGCCTGAAAAAGCAGCTGAAAAATTAAGAGGCATAGAGTTTGATTACATATGTAGTAGTGATTTAGGAAGAGCAGTAGAAACTAAAAGAAGAATATTAGAAATTTTAGGTTTAAAAAATGATGGAAATGAACATCCTGAATTTAGAGAAGTTGGCTTTGGAGTACTTGAAGGAGCACCTATAGAATTACTTAAGACTGAATATGCGGATTTATGGAGGAAATATAAGACATATGTCCAAGATTTTACTCCTTCAGATCATTTTGAGGGGTTTGAAAGCGTTATAGATGTAAGAGCAAGGGCATTGAAAAAACTTTACGAACTTAAAGAAATATATGGAGAAAATGCAAAAATATTAGTTGTTGCACACGGTTCTATTATGTCTATACTAGAAAATGATGGTAAAGAATTAGCTGAACCTGCTGTAATTATCGAAAATGGAGGAGTTTTAGAATTAGAAATATAG
- a CDS encoding IS30 family transposase yields the protein MTKKELPRKIDNNVKLAKDIAKLLKEKHSPYHINNREELGHWEIDSVIGLRIVCLLSSKTNDNVVKEVKKIIKSKKYIIKSITSDNGSEFANIKEITDSGIDWYFAHSYCSNERGCNENNNKMVRRFIPKGVSMNYLRKKDVKHIETFMNNYPRKIFNALTSNQVYECLLNLA from the coding sequence ATCACAAAGAAAGAATTACCTCGTAAAATTGATAATAACGTTAAATTAGCTAAAGATATTGCAAAATTATTAAAAGAAAAACATTCTCCTTATCATATTAACAATAGAGAAGAGCTAGGTCATTGGGAAATAGATAGTGTTATTGGACTTAGAATAGTTTGTTTATTATCTTCTAAAACTAATGATAATGTTGTTAAGGAAGTTAAAAAAATTATTAAGAGTAAGAAATATATAATAAAATCAATTACTTCTGATAATGGAAGTGAATTTGCAAATATTAAAGAAATTACTGATTCAGGTATTGATTGGTATTTTGCTCATTCTTATTGTTCTAATGAGAGAGGATGTAATGAAAATAATAATAAAATGGTTAGAAGATTTATACCTAAAGGTGTATCTATGAATTATTTAAGAAAAAAAGATGTTAAACACATTGAAACATTCATGAATAATTATCCAAGAAAAATTTTCAATGCTTTAACATCTAATCAAGTTTATGAGTGTCTATTAAATCTAGCTTAA